The DNA region ATAACGCCGCCGCATCGCCAGTCGGCATCGTTTATGGTCGGAACTACGACGGTATCTGATCGTCTTCGAACCTCCGACTTTCGTTCTTGATTAATGAAAACATTCTTGGCAAATGCTTTCGCTCTGGTCCGTCTTGCGCCGGTCCAAGAATTTCACCTCTAGCGGCGCAATACGAATGCCCCCGGCCGTCCCTCTTAATCATGGCCTCAGTTCCGAAAACCAACAAAATAGAACCGCGGTCCTATTCCATTATTCCTAGCTGCGGTATCCAGGCGGCTCGGGCCTGCTTTGAACACTCTAATTTTTTCAAAGTAAACGCTTCGGGCCCCGCGGGACACTCAGCTAAGAGCATCGAGGGGGCGCCGAGAGGCAAGGGGCGGGGACGGGCGGTGGCTCGCCTCGCGGCGGACCGCCCGCCCGCTCCCAAGATCCAACTACGAGCTTTTTAACTGCAGCAACTTTAATATACGCTATTGGAGCTGGAATTACCGCGGCTGCTGGCACCAGACTTGCCCTCCAATGGATCCTCGTTAAAGGATTTAAAGTGGACTCATTCCAATTACAGGGCCTCGAAAGAGTCCTGTATTGTTATTTTTCGTCACTACCTCCCCGGGTCGGGAGTGGGTAATTTGCGCGCCTGCTGCCTTCCTTGGATGTGGTAGCCGTTTCTCAGGCTCCCTCTCCGGAATCGAACCCTGATTCCCCGTCACCCGTGGTCACCATGGTAGGCACGGCGACTACCATCGAAAGTTGATAGGGCAGACGTTCGAATGGGTCGTCGCCGCCACGGGGGGCGTGCGATCGGCCCGAGGTTATCTAGAGTCACCAAAGCCGCCGGCGCCCGCCCCCCCGGCCGGAGCCGGAGGGAGGCTGACCGGGTTGGTTTTGATCTGATAAATGCACGCATCCCCCCCGCGAAGGGGGTCAGCGCCCGTCGGCATGTATTAGCTCTAGAATTACCACAGTTATCCAAGTAGGAGAGGAGCGAGCGACCAAAGGAACCATAACTGATTTAATGAGCCATTCGCAGTTTCACTGTACCGGCCGTGCGTACTTAGACATGCATGGCTTAATCTTTGAGACAAGCATATGCTACTGGCAGGATCAAccaggtagggagggagaagcACCGCGCAGGGGGCGAGGTGCGCGAGGGGGCCGGGAGAGGGGCGCagcgggtggggaggaggaggaggaggaggggaaggggcggCTCGCTCACACGAACCGCCCCCAACCCAAACACCCCCCAACGAACCCGACACACACAGCACACCCTCTTCCTCGGCGAGGCCGGTCGGACCGAGCGCGCGCAGCAGAGAGCGCGGCCCCAGCGACGACGACAGCGGCGGCCGCCACCGCCTAACGCGCGCACGTGCGGAGCGCGGCGGGCGGCCCGCGCCCCCGGCGACTCGAAGCGTGAGACAGACACCcccggggaaggggaggagaggcgaGGCGGAGGAGGCGGGCAGAGGCGGAGGAGGCGGGCAGAGGCCGGGGGGGACCCCGCCGCCCCCAGAGGGGCAGCCGGGAGAACCCCCGCGACCCACACagcccccttctcccttccctctctcctcgcaCACAAACACAACCCCACACGCACTCGCGTGCGACCCCCGGGCGCGGCGAACCCGGGCAAACGCCGGCGCCGCCAAGCACCAACCGCGCCGCAAACCGGTAGCGCACGGCGGACGTGGAGGCGGCGAGGGGGCGCCCGCCACCACGGGCGGAGGGGCCCCTCTCGCCCAGCAACGCAACGCCACCGTCACAGCCGGGGAGGAGACGCGGCGAGGGCAGCGGCAGAGGCCGACGAGGGGAGAAGAACTCGGTCCACCGGCGGGCAGGCCCGCGGAGCGACCTCACAACGACGGGGCGGAGGACCGACTTCCCCCAACCGCACGCAcgggcccccaggccccacagccTCCGCCCAACACGACACCCAGCCCGCAGGagcgggggagggaaagagggcgcGGCCAGACGGAAACGGacgagaagaagaaaagggcagGCAGGCGTGGCGACACGGCCCACGCGAGAGCCGAGGAACAGAGCGCACTCCCAACCACCCCGAGGAACAGGCCGCAGCCCGACCCCAGGCAGGGAGGCCGGCGGGACCGAGGGAGGGCCCCCGCCAGGGCGGAGAGGCAAAACACGGGACGCACGCGGGAGAAGAAGAGATGGGGCCGGCCCGGAGGAGAGAGCCTCAGACACGGCCGGGCCACCGGGAAAACAACACGCGGGATCCCACCGCCCAAGACCACAGAGGGCGGTCCCGCACCCACGCCCGGGACGCCGGCCGGCCTTCGGATCAAGCCCCAagagccgccaccaccaccaccatcaaaccCGCGGGGCCCGGGCCCCCACGCCACCGGGGGCCGCCCCaggggccacacacacacacacaaaaagcccCCTAAAAGGcctgtccctttccttttttccgtCCGATTCCGGCCGACCCCACCTGGAGATCCCAAGCTCCGAGGTGAGAGTCGGCGGAGGAGGCAGAGAGCCAAGGGCGCGCGCGAGAGCAAGGAGAGGCAAGCGCTCACCGCGCCGCAGGAGGATCGCCCCACGAAAGCCAGGCGGCGGACCGGAACACGTCCCCgcggcccccgccgccgcccccgccaacGCGCCCATCCCGACTGAGGCGCAAAACCAGGGACGGACGGAGGGAGCGGGCGAGAGCAGGGAAGCCGGCTGCCGGCCAGGGGGTGGTGGGTGGCCgggcggggagggagggagaggggcaggggttgTGCAAGCGGGAGCCGGTCGTCGGGACGAGCCCGAGCCGACACGTTCCCACACCCCCCCGTCGtcacctcacctcctctctcacccTCCACACGCCTCGCGACCACGCCCCTCAAC from Erinaceus europaeus unplaced genomic scaffold, mEriEur2.1 scaffold_1025, whole genome shotgun sequence includes:
- the LOC132536446 gene encoding collagen alpha-1(II) chain, which gives rise to HGDYHRKLIGQTFEWVVAATGGVRSARGYLESPKPPAPAPPAGAGGRLTGTPSSSARPVGPSARSRERGPSDDDSGGRHRLTRARAERGGRPAPPATRSVRQTPPGKGRRGEAEEAGRGGGGGQRPGGTPPPPEGQPGEPPRPTQPPSPFPLSSHTNTTPHALACDPRARRTRANAGAAKHQPRRKPVAHGGRGGGEGAPATTGGGAPLAQQRNATVTAGEETRRGQRQRPTRGEELGPPAGRPAERPHNDGAEDRLPPTARTGPQAPQPPPNTTPSPQERGRERGRGQTETDEKKKRAGRRGDTAHARAEEQSALPTTPRNRPQPDPRQGGRRDRGRAPARAERQNTGRTREKKRWGRPGGESLRHGRATGKTTRGIPPPKTTEGGPAPTPGTPAGLRIKPQEPPPPPPSNPRGPGPHATGGRPRGHTHTHKKPPKRPVPFLFSVRFRPTPPGDPKLRGESRRRRQRAKGARESKERQALTAPQEDRPTKARRRTGTRPRGPRRRPRQRAHATEAETGPRTATQPHTQAHRRGRLAITARDGRHCTAPHRTPAPAQRDPPPTGGEARAAGNPGTPRRRHREAQKAGEHGSGRRGRTPDFHTPPTGGEERRGARRQNEKSGPIRRECPSLAWRSLGPARENTPSPHRSSERENERASERNESENPRAPCGAEDAHESLSKAHAAFHRHPSGQARETGGGRRRQDTRNADRPVGHAREGRRAGPSGRPERRERAAADKRGRLAARDHRTAGRPASHSASDQVPRDCWSTPRPVWEDGREHRADASGRSAAHPPPGRRADGQERPARAPAAGRAFAGTRRRTRGDERLSAPGPGPERAAAAAAGGRERAGPRHAHRPAGRRGLNGDPAIRDQPRLPRRCRIVPPGRDSDLEAFSHNPTDGSFAPLAPQPSTYTKCLNLRFLSY